The genomic window CAAGACCCGTTTCGAACTCAAGCAAGAAGCATTGCAGGAACGAGCTCGCCGCATTGAAAGGCGAAACCCCATGGCCGAAATGAAGGCCAAGACGCGCACCATGATTCAATCGGGTATCGAAAACGCCAAGGGCGGACGCCCTGAACAGGCATTCAGTTTGCTGACTCAGGCGATGGTACAACTTTTGCAGGAACATCCCGTCGACAAGGCTTTAGTGCTTTCTTTGGTAGACAGCATGAACAAGCTCTACATTGAAATCTCGAGTAACCAGTGGCTTGAATGGGGCGAAATTGCCAAGTCGAAGAATGCGCCAGAAGCCGCAATCGTTCTCTTGAAAAAAGGTCTTTCCCTTGAGAAAGACAAGAACTTCGCAAGGCGCGCCCTTTATACTTTGGGCGAAACTTGCGTAACGAATAAGATTGAACTTGAAGACGGAATCAAGCGCTTGCAGAAAGTCATCGAGATGAATTCGACCGACATTCTTGCAAAGCAAGCGCAAAGAATCCTGGACAACGTCCAAAAGTAATTCGCCGAGCGAAGGCAATAGGCAGGAAGCCTATTGTCAGAGCGAAGGACGAACAACGACTTACTAATCCTTTTGGAGTTCTCTCTTTTCGTTGTTCGTTATTGTATATATCGGCGCTTGATAGTGCCGCTCTTTGTATATTCCACCACCATCACATGCGCGGCAGGCATCTTGGCAGGTTTCTGGTAACCCGAGAATAGCGGGCGGCCTTGCAAGTCGAAGATGCGATAGAAGGCCGTTTCTGCTTCGGGGGCAAGATTCACACGCTGGGCAATCGCAGTCGTGCTACTGCTAGATCCTTCGACTTCGCTCAGGATGACACTGGAGGAAGATTCTGCAACGCTCGACGAAGAATCTACACTCGACGACGATTCCGCGACTTCGGACGAAGACGATTCGGGCTCAACCGTTCCCTCGACCGTAAACGTGACGTATTCCGACATCCAAGTGAGCCCGGAGTTGTCCGTCACGACAGCAACGGCAGAATGCATACCCGGAGCAAGGCCCTCGGCATTTACCTGGTAAGGCGACGCCGTCGCAGAGCCGACTAAAGTCGTTCCGACATAAAAATCAACCTTCTTGACAGAGCCGTCGTTATCCTTGGCAGTGGCACTCAAGGTGACAGCCTTGCCGGCATCGAACTTGGCCCCTGCAGAAGGCGCTGTCATGGAAACACTTGCAGCCTTGTTGCTCTGGCCAAAGCCCTGGTTGTATTCGGGCATCCTGCCGTAGCGGCCTCCCACACCTGCTAGGCTCGGGATTTCTTTCGGGAGATTTGCAACGGTGCGTTTTTCGAAACTGTAGCTCGGGTTGAACGTTTCTGCCTGCGGAACGCCCTGCGTCACCGTACCGTTGTAGCGGTGCTGTTGCTTAGTGCCGCTCCCGAACGTGACTCCACTAAAGTAAACGTAGCCGTTGTCGCCCCATTCGGCGAGGTAACCCTGGCCGTTATCGATATAGCTATTCTCGTAGCGTACGTAGGCCTTCGCGCTTGCACTATGGCCGTTTGCACCCGCCACAAAGAAACGGTTGTAGTCCACATACTGGTTGTACAAATGCACCTGCGAGCCGTTGTTTTCGCCCGTCACCTTCGGCACGCGACCGTAGGTATTGTGCCAGTAGTTATTTGCATAAGTCAGGTGGGCATCTTCGACAAGTGCCATGTAAGGGTCGGTACCCCAGCAGTTGTATTCGTTCGCGCCGTCAAAATCCAGGTAGCTGATGGTGGCATCGTCCACGAATTCCATGTCCATGCCGTCACTGATCCACTTGTAACTGATGTGATCGGCCCAAAAGCCCTTCACATGCTTCGAGGCTGTACCTACTGTTTCGAGGCCATCGCCACCTTCGATCAAGTGCGGGTTCACGTCGTAAATGGCGAGGTTGCGGTAGATGTGGTTGTAAGAGCCCTCGTTACTGCGCACCACAATGGAGGCACCGCGCAGGTTTGCGCCGCGACCCATGCCCACCAAAGTCTTGTTGGGCTTGGTGGTAATCCAGTTGCTCCACGCCTGCAGATTGTCCGATTCCTTCACGATTTCGAGTCCGGATTCACCGAGGCTCGCGCAGCTATTTTTCTCGAAGGCGATGCGGTAGAACTTGTTCGTCTTGCCTGTCACGCGGTTCGTCTCGCCACAAGTCGTGCGGCACCAAGTACGCCCTTGCTTGTTCGCCTCGGTCACCGCATTGCGCATTTGCCTAAAATCGTAAGTACCTTCGGGCACAAGAATCGTCACGGCGTCATTACTCTGCAAGTACTTGCGGATGCTTGCGGAATCGCTCGCGAAAACGATATTGCCGGCATCGCCGCCCGTCGTAGAAGCGCCGAAGCCTTCGGCCTTCACGTTGAACGTGAAAAGCAGAACCGCTGTCGGATCCGTTTCGGCAGAAGTCCAAATCCACTTGGCTTGCGTGTTTGCAGCAAAGCCGGAAAGCGCCGCCCCGCTCGGGAGCTTGTTGCTTGCGTAGTTAAGGGTTGTCGCACCGCCCCACTGGCTAAGGTCGCGGCCCTTGTTTTTCCACGAGTTGTTGCTCACTGCAGGCTTTGATTTCCAACCACTGCCGGAATAGTAAGACTTGTCCAGGTCGTCAATCTGCACCATGACGCCCGGAGCACCCTTGCCGTTCACGCCCACGACCGAAATTGCATTTTCACCGGGAAGGAACGTCATCGGCACAAAGCGCACGCGGCCCGCCTGGTTGTCCTGTGCAAGGAGAGCGCCATTGTGGTAAAGTCTGTAGCCGCCATCGGCCACAATCCAGATACCCGGACCTTCGCCTGCGTTATAAGTCGCGGCAACCAACTGCGAACTGACCTTGTCACCACCGCCATAAGCCGATTCCGACGGAAGCGTCACCACCTCTGTCGCCGGAATTGCGGCGGTAGAAATTCCAAAAAGCGAGACAACGCCCGCCAAAGCCAACCCAACATCCTTTTTTACTCCCATTTTTTCCTCTTTTTGTAATATTGCCTTTTATAATCTAATTTTGGCACTTTTGTTTTCAAAACGTTATCCACCAAGCCCATTAATATGTGTTTGGTTGTTGACAACGATTGTAAAAACCCGTTTTACGCAAAAAAAATACACTCCTATCGGAGTGCTGGGTAGGGTTTTCGAAATTTAGGGTTGTCCGCGGACTACGGCCGAAACCGTCTATTATTCAATCGAGGCAACCCCTTCGAATACAATTTCATCTATTTCCAGGAAAGATCCGTTATAGATAAAGATGCTGAATATGCCAATTTCGCTTGAGATTTCGTCCCAAGAGACTTGGTAATTCTTACTGTCCACTATTTCTTCGCCTGGGCGTAAGACCAGTTCGGTCCATTCATCGCTCGCCTTCGCAAACCAAAACGCCTTATTGTAGTTATTATTCTCGATTTGGCGGTAATGTTCAAGCGCAACGGCAAACATGCAGTCACCGCGAACTTTCAGTCGGAGGGCCGTGAGCGCACTCAGGTCGTAATAACCCGTATCGAGGCCAAGACGCGTCCCGAGCATGACATAGCCCGTATCTTGGATGGTAAACTTTAACGAGAGATATTTGCCACGGGCTCCGTCATCTACGAGCGCCCCTGCAAAACCACCCACGCTGTCGGGGCTTTCAAAGGACGCTCCCTTGTGCGGTAGGTAGTACCAACCGTAATTCGGGTATGTTTTCGCCAGATTGTTCAGATTGTCGCCGTCATCAAAATCCTCGAAGACGAATTCGTGAGTCAATTCCTGGAACCACAGGAGCGTGTCAACAGAAGTGCCCGCGTCAAGCGAAATATCGCCAACGGGCTGACTATTCGCGACAATGGTATATAGACCCGCCGGAACATGCGAGAAGACAAACTCGCTTCCGTTATTTTGGGCCCAATAGGGAGTCGCGTCAAGCATCAAAGTTTTGCCCAAGGTTGTAGAGTCCGTGGAGGCCGCCCCGGTGCGTACCGTAAGCGACACGGACGGCAAGAGTTCAATTTCATCGGCCATGGAATCGACCGCATCAAGTTTCGTCCACACCATCAGCGAGGAGTCCTCGCCGGCAATTCCCTCGACATAGCACCTTGCATCCTGGCACTGATCCGGCAGAGTTTCAAACTGTACCTTTCCGGAATCATTCGCAGTAGCGGTTTCCAACGCAGAAACATAAGACGGGAGGAACTGCGTCACATCCTGGACTTCGGACGGGCTTTCCGCAGAAGCGGCTCTAGGACGCTGGTACAAGGTAACACGCGCCTGCGGAATCGGCTTGTGAACTCCATCAAGCGCAACGACCGCAATCCCGTTCGTCGTTTCGCTCGTGGCTCCGGCAGTTTCAGGGCCGCTGTCGGAACAGCCCGAAAACGCCGCCAGAATCAGGCCGAGCGCGAAATAAAACAATTTATGAATCCTAAACACCTGGAACATTTTTACCGTTCTTCCTTTTTCATCATCGGGAATAACTGGAAATTTAATTGATAAACACTGTCGCAAATTTGCGAAGGCATCGCATTGACCACATTTACGATGGATTTTCGCGTTTCGGCGAGGATATCGCGGATTTTTTGGATCTGTTTTGAGTCAAGCGCCATGGTGAGCGTGCTGATATCGCGCTTTTCCTTCGGTGTGTTGGCTATCGAGTCGCGCGCCAGTTCCGCAATACGTCCCTGATAGTCGCTAATGGTGGCACTCAGCCAGTGTTCCTGCGTGCGGAGATGCGCCTCGGTGGGTTCCACGCGGCCATCCTTGCGTTGGCGGGCGAGTCCCAACTGCAGCAACGCCTCGACCGCTTTTTCAACCTGCGTAGCGGTAAGTTTCGGAATGCATGTCTCGGCGAGTGCGGCGGCATTTTGCGGGCCCCGATAATCAAATACATCGAGCGCCGAGCGAATCATCGGATAGTACCACTGTTGAAAATAACGGTAGCGAGCCTCATCAAGTTCGCGGCACGCAGCGGGGCGCATTTTCTGGAGTATTTCAAAATGTTTGCGCACCTCTTCGTCGGTCTTTGCCTTGCCGTAAGCGACCATTTCGCGGAAATATTCAGCCTTCGCCTCTTTGAAACGGAACAATTCAACGAATGGTTCGACACCTTTCGAAGACACATGACGCTTCCCCTGCAAGATTT from Fibrobacter sp. UWT2 includes these protein-coding regions:
- a CDS encoding Ig-like domain-containing protein — translated: MGVKKDVGLALAGVVSLFGISTAAIPATEVVTLPSESAYGGGDKVSSQLVAATYNAGEGPGIWIVADGGYRLYHNGALLAQDNQAGRVRFVPMTFLPGENAISVVGVNGKGAPGVMVQIDDLDKSYYSGSGWKSKPAVSNNSWKNKGRDLSQWGGATTLNYASNKLPSGAALSGFAANTQAKWIWTSAETDPTAVLLFTFNVKAEGFGASTTGGDAGNIVFASDSASIRKYLQSNDAVTILVPEGTYDFRQMRNAVTEANKQGRTWCRTTCGETNRVTGKTNKFYRIAFEKNSCASLGESGLEIVKESDNLQAWSNWITTKPNKTLVGMGRGANLRGASIVVRSNEGSYNHIYRNLAIYDVNPHLIEGGDGLETVGTASKHVKGFWADHISYKWISDGMDMEFVDDATISYLDFDGANEYNCWGTDPYMALVEDAHLTYANNYWHNTYGRVPKVTGENNGSQVHLYNQYVDYNRFFVAGANGHSASAKAYVRYENSYIDNGQGYLAEWGDNGYVYFSGVTFGSGTKQQHRYNGTVTQGVPQAETFNPSYSFEKRTVANLPKEIPSLAGVGGRYGRMPEYNQGFGQSNKAASVSMTAPSAGAKFDAGKAVTLSATAKDNDGSVKKVDFYVGTTLVGSATASPYQVNAEGLAPGMHSAVAVVTDNSGLTWMSEYVTFTVEGTVEPESSSSEVAESSSSVDSSSSVAESSSSVILSEVEGSSSSTTAIAQRVNLAPEAETAFYRIFDLQGRPLFSGYQKPAKMPAAHVMVVEYTKSGTIKRRYIQ
- a CDS encoding CIA30 family protein; protein product: MFYFALGLILAAFSGCSDSGPETAGATSETTNGIAVVALDGVHKPIPQARVTLYQRPRAASAESPSEVQDVTQFLPSYVSALETATANDSGKVQFETLPDQCQDARCYVEGIAGEDSSLMVWTKLDAVDSMADEIELLPSVSLTVRTGAASTDSTTLGKTLMLDATPYWAQNNGSEFVFSHVPAGLYTIVANSQPVGDISLDAGTSVDTLLWFQELTHEFVFEDFDDGDNLNNLAKTYPNYGWYYLPHKGASFESPDSVGGFAGALVDDGARGKYLSLKFTIQDTGYVMLGTRLGLDTGYYDLSALTALRLKVRGDCMFAVALEHYRQIENNNYNKAFWFAKASDEWTELVLRPGEEIVDSKNYQVSWDEISSEIGIFSIFIYNGSFLEIDEIVFEGVASIE
- a CDS encoding TIGR02147 family protein, with protein sequence MFARNKINIYDYTDYRKFLQDFYELEKSLDPTFSYRVFASAVDMDASLLVKILQGKRHVSSKGVEPFVELFRFKEAKAEYFREMVAYGKAKTDEEVRKHFEILQKMRPAACRELDEARYRYFQQWYYPMIRSALDVFDYRGPQNAAALAETCIPKLTATQVEKAVEALLQLGLARQRKDGRVEPTEAHLRTQEHWLSATISDYQGRIAELARDSIANTPKEKRDISTLTMALDSKQIQKIRDILAETRKSIVNVVNAMPSQICDSVYQLNFQLFPMMKKEER